One genomic region from Lates calcarifer isolate ASB-BC8 linkage group LG10, TLL_Latcal_v3, whole genome shotgun sequence encodes:
- the furinb gene encoding furin (paired basic amino acid cleaving enzyme) b, whose protein sequence is MDARVALLHLWTVLVLLKAELKWIDAAEVYTNTWAVQINGGPEEADRIAREHGFINLGNVFGDYYHFRHHAVEKRALSGHRGMHIRLQKEPQVLWTEQQVVRKRTKRDVYEDPTDPDFPKQWYLSSPTHQDLNTKVAWAQGYTGRGVVVTILDDGIEKDHPDLISNYDPEASYDVNDGDADPQPRYTQRNENRHGTRCAGEVAAAANNGVCGVGVAYNSKIGGVRMLDGEVTDVVEAHSLSLNPQHIHIYSASWGPEDDGKSLDGPAKLAKEAFLQGITRGRNGLGSIFVWASGNGGREQDSCNCDGYTNSIYTLSISSTTQSGNVPWYSEPCSSTLASTFSSGNPGEKQIVTTDLRQKCTDSHTGTSASAPLAAGIIALALEANMNLTWRDMQHLVVRTSQPGHLSAGDWKTNGVGRRVSHSYGYGLLDAGAMVALAQNWTTVGPQHQCVHTMLVEPRDIGNKLVFSKSVDACWGRPEHVSSVEHVQARLTLSHNQRGKLAIHLISPLGTRSTLLFPRPNDFSSEGFNDWAFMTTHSWDEDPQGEWTLEIENVAANGRDYGVLSQFTLILWGTGPSAVNPSSSDFPRPSNNSCKTFDAQQICIECSPGFSLFLQGCVKLCPPGFTSGPQLLNLSLENWVDLSSVQACLPCNPACLTCSGTGPTDCLSCPPHSHLVLTSCLHQNQVQRKSPLAGVPQGAQPDGENPAAVDDNSGEGEEPPGLSVAPSTQLPAAVAVLSCAFILAAFVGVFLLLQMRSGGSSLGWRTKLPSVYSETRGLRVGFGFGFSRGRERKTRISYKGIPTVWGDEDMIAYESESDSEEVDGHSERTAFIKTQSSI, encoded by the exons gtttTTGGAGATTATTATCACTTCAGGCATCACGCCGTGGAGAAGAGGGCTTTGTCTGGCCACAGGGGGATGCACATCAGACTGCAAAAAGAACCACAG GTCCTGTGGACAGAGCAGCAAGTGGTGAGAAAAAGAACGAAGAGGGACGTGTACGAAGACCCAACAGACCCTGATTTCCCCAAGCAGTGGTATCTG TCTTCTCCAACACATCAAGACCTGAATACCAAAGTAGCCTGGGCTCAGGGCTACACAGGGAGAGGCGTCGTGGTGACAATCCTGGACGATGGCATTGAGAAAGACCACCCTGATCTTATCAGCAATTAT GACCCTGAAGCCAGCTATGATGTTAATGATGGAGATGCTGACCCCCAACCGAGATACACGCAGCGAAATGAGAACAG ACATGGAACCCGATGTGCAGGAGAAGTTGCAGCTGCAGCCAACAACGGTGTGTGTGGTGTCGGCGTGGCCTATAACTCTAAAATTGGAG GGGTTCGTATGTTGGATGGGGAGGTGACAGACGTGGTCGAGGCCCATTCCCTCAGCCTCAACCCCCAGCACATCCACATTTACAGTGCCAGCTGGGGCCCAGAGGACGACGGCAAATCGCTGGATGGCCCTGCCAAGCTGGCTAAGGAGGCATTCCTCCAGGGAATCACCAGG GGACGCAACGGACTGGGCTCCATCTTTGTGTGGGCCTCAGGTAACGGCGGCCGGGAGCAGGACAGCTGTAACTGCGATGGCTACACCAACAGCATCTACACCCTGTCCATCAGCAGCACCACGCAGTCCGGCAACGTGCCGTGGTATAGCGAGCCCTGCTCCTCCACCCTCGCTTCCACCTTCAGCTCTGGAAACCCGGGGGAGAAGCAGATA GTGACCACAGACCTGAGGCAAAAATGCACAGACTCTCACACAGGGACGTCCGCTTCTGCCCCGCTGGCCGCCGGGATCATCGCTCTGGCTCTGGAGGCCAA CATGAACCTGACCTGGAGGGACATGCAGCACCTGGTGGTGAGAACATCCCAGCCGGGGCACCTCAGCGCAGGAGACTGGAAGACCAATGGAGTGGGACGCAGAG tgaGTCATTCGTACGGTTATGGGCTCTTGGATGCCGGTGCTATGGTGGCTTTGGCGCAGAACTGGACAACAGTGGGGCCACAGCATCAGTGTGTTCACACCATGCTTGTGGAGCCAAG AGACATCGGGAACAAGCTGGTGTTCAGCAAGAGCGTGGATGCCTGCTGGGGGCGACCGGAGCATGTCAGCTCTGTGGAACACGTTCAGGCTcgcctcactctctctcacaacCAGAGAGGAAAATTGGCCATTCATCTCATCAGCCCACTGGGCACACGTTCCACCCTGCTGTTCCCCAG GCCCAATGACTTCTCCTCTGAGGGATTCAATGACTGGGCCTTTATGACCACCCACTCGTGGGACGAGGATCCTCAAGGGGAATGGACCCTGGAAATAGAAAACGTGGCAGCTAATGGACGTGACTATG gTGTGTTGAGCCAGTTCACCCTCATCCTGTGGGGCACTGGACCCAGCGCTGTCAACCCCTCATCATCTGACTTCCCTCGTCCGTCCAACAACAGCTGCAAGACCTTCGATGCCCAGCAGATCTGTATCG aGTGCAGCCCCGgcttctccctcttcctccaaGGCTGCGTGAAGTTGTGTCCACCGGGCTTCACCTCGGGTCCGCAGCTCCTCAACCTCTCGCTGGAGAACTGGGTGGACTTGTCCTCCGTCCAAGCCTGCCTGCCCTGCAACCCCGCCTGCCTCACCTGCTCTGGCACCGGACCTACAGACTGCTTGTCCTGCCCGCCTCACAGCCACCTGGTCCTCACCTCCTGTCTGCACCAGAATCAGGTCCAGCGTAAATCCCCTCTAGCTGGGGTACCCCAGGGAGCCCAGCCAGACGGGGAGAACCCCGCAGCGGTAGACGACAACAGCGGAGAAGGTGAGGAGCCCCCTGGGCTTAGCGTAGCTCCGTCCACTCAGCTGCCCGCCGCCGTGGCCGTGCTCAGCTGTGCCTTCATCCTGGCTGCCTTCGTTGGGGTCTTCCTCTTGCTGCAGATGCGCTCAGGTGGCTCTTCTTTGGGCTGGAGGACCAAACTGCCCTCTGTGTATTCAGAGACAAGGGGGTTGCGGGTGGGCTTTGGTTTTGGCTTCAGCCGGGGACGGGAAAGGAAGACGCGGATATCCTACAAGGGGATCCCCACTGTGTGGGGGGATGAGGACATGATCGCCTACGAGTCTGAATCAGACAGCGAGGAAGTGGACGGTCACAGTGAGAGGACAGCTTTTATCAAGACGCAGAGCTCAATCTAG